The Pseudomonas solani genome segment AGCGTGCCCACCAGACACTGAGCAAACGCCCACTGCTGCGCGCCATCCTGGAGATCAACGGCCTCGGCGGCAGCCAGTTCAGCGCCTACTGGGTCAATATGTTCAACCTCTGCCTGCAGGAAGACCCCGCCCTCGCCCACCTTTGATTCGGTTGTCGCCCCCTCGCCCCCTGACTAAGCTGCCCACGCAGCCCGGCCACCCGTGACGGGGCAGAACCAACAAGGAGTCCAGATGCAGGCGCTAGCAGGGAAAGTCGCAGTGGTGACGGGAGCAGGATCAGGCATCGGCCGCGCACTGGCTCACCAACTGGCCGCCGAAGGCTGCCACCTGGCGCTGGCCGACCTCGACCGGGAAAACCTCAGCCAGGTGGCCAGTGAACTGCAACGCGACGGGCTGAAGATCACCACCCACCCGCTGGATGTCGCCGAACGCGCGGCTGTCTACGCCTTCGCCGACGAGGTGCTGGCCGCCCACGGCAGCGTGCAACTGGTGATCAACAATGCCGGCGTCGCCCTTTCGCAAACGATCGCGGAGCTGCGCTACGACGACTTCGAATGGATCATGAACATCAACTTCTGGGGCGTGGTACACGGCACCAAGGCCTTCCTGCCGCACCTGCTGAAGAACAACGAAGGGCAGATCGTCAACGTCTCCAGCATTTTCGGCATCATCAGCCTGCCCACCCAGGGCGCCTACAACGCCAGCAAGTTCGCCGTCCGCGGCTTCACCGAGGCCCTGCGCCAGGAGCTGGCGCACACGGGAGTGAAAGCCGCCTGCGTGCACCCCGGCGGCATCCGCACCAATATCGCCAAGGCCGCACGCTTCTACCAGGGGCCCGACGGCCGCCAGGACGCCGCCCGTGCAGCAGCGCAGTTCGACAAGGTGGCCCGCACCACACCCGACGAAGCCGCCCGGGTGATACTCGACGGCATTCGTCGGCAGCACCCGCGCATCCTGATCGGCGCCGACGCCCGCCTGCTCGACCGCATCCAGCGGCTGCTGCCGGCCAGCTACCCGCGAATCCTGGCGAAACTGCTCGGTCGTCGCTGACGTTATCGACGGCCGATAGCCTCTACGCATCGCAACGATTGATATAAGCCAAGGCAGACCATGGGGCGCTCTATGCTAGGCTCTGCCGCATCACGGGCCCTAGCCAGGCCCTGGCCACTGAGAGGAGTAAAGGCATGGAAATCAATATCGGAATCGCCGAACAGGATCGCGCAGCTATCGCCGAGGGCCTGTCCCGCTTGCTGGCGGACACCTACACCCTCTACCTCAAGACCCACAACTTCCACTGGAACGTCACCGGGCCGATGTTCAACACCCTGCACCTGATGTTCGAAGGGCAGTACACCGAACTGGCACTGGCCGTGGACTCCATCGCCGAGCGCATTCGCGCCCTGGGCTTCCCGGCACCAGGCACCTACGCCTCTTATGCGCGCCTGTCGTCGATCAAGGAAGAAGAAGGCGTACCCGCTTCCGAAGACATGATCCGCCAACTGGTGCAGGGCCAGGAAGCCGTTGTACGCACCGCCCGCGGCATCTTCCCGCTGCTGGACAAGGTCAGCGACGAGCCGACCGCCGACCTGCTGACCCAGCGCATGCAGGTCCATGAAAAGACCGCCTGGATGCTGCGCAGCCTGCTCGCCATCTGATCACGGAAAATCTCCAGCAAAGGCCCGGTTCTCCGGGCCTTTAGCTATGCGCAAAAGCCTGCCTGAACTATGCTCTGGCAATCCGCTCCCGACACAGTGACGCGAATGAGTCAGCCGCCGAAAACACCCCTGCTCATCGAGCTGTTCCCCGAAGAAACCCGCGAAGCAGCCGAGTTGCTCAAGCAGGCGGTACCCCTCATGGTGCGCCACGACATTCCGCCGAATCCGGTGCACTACGCCCTCTGGTACACCTATAGCAAAGGCCTGGAGCCCGACCTCAACCGGCGCCTCGACAAGATCGTCAAGGACTTCGACAGTTTTCCCCCGGAATCCGCGATCAAGCTGTACCGCGACTACATCATCCGTGGCGAGCTGGACGCCGCCCGCGCCGGGCAACAGCAGGTCATCGAACTGGTGGATGACATCGAATCCGGCGTTACCCGCAGCGTTGTCGGCAGCACCGCCTACCAGCACAGCCTGACCCTCGGCCTCGCCGCCCTGCACGACCCGATCATCGACGACCTGCCCGGTGTCCTTGGCGAGCTGCAACAGAGCACCCAATTGATGCAAGAGCAGCAGGAACAGTTCCTCTATCGACTGCGCGCCGCCCAATCGGAGATCCAGAACCTGCGCAACCAACTGGAAAAAGCCCAGATGGCCGCCACCCTGGACAGCCTCACCCAGGTGTTCAACCGCCACGCCTTCACCCGCCTGCTGGAACAGGCACTGGCCAACAGCCACGACGGGCTGGCCCTGGTGATGCTGGATATCGACCACTTCAAGCAGTTCAACGATCACTTCGGCCACCCCCTGGGTGACCGGGTGCTGCAGCACGTCGGCCAGTTGCTCCGCGAACTGCTCCCCCCCGTGCCATGGCGGCCCGCTATGGCGGCGAAGAGTTCTGCGTAGTACTGCGGGACTGCTACGACCTGGCCACCGCTCACCAATTCGCCGAAAACCTGCGCCTGAAGTTCCAGTCGCTACGGGTCAAGGTGCGCCGTACCGACCAGGTCCTCGACACCATCACCGCCAGCTTCGGCCTGGCCCTGGCAGAGCCCGGCGACAACCTGGAAAGCCTGCTCACCCGGGCGGACGACGCCCTCTACCAGGCCAAGCGCAACGGCCGCAATCAGGTCCACCCCCAGGCCCCGGAAGCGGCGCTAACCGCTTGATTTGAGTAGCCCTCCTCTTTGCTGTTAAATACGGCCCGGTGCTCCCGGCCTCAAGTTGCCGAGGCCCGGAAACGACCCCCAGATCAGCCTTCCGTAAACCGGAACCGCTGCCCGGATGGTCCTTCCGACGCGAGCGTTATCAAGGTGAGTCCATTGAATATGTTGAAGATCGTCCATCTGCTGACGGGCGCTGCTGCGCTCCTGTTGTCCTTCGTCCCTAGCCTGCGCACCGACGCCCTGCCCTACCTGCAACAACCCGATGCCCTTTATCTGGCACTGCTCGGCCTGCTCAACCTGCTGCTCGCGCCCGTCGTACCGGCCTGGGCCAAGGGCCTGCGCAACCAATTGCAAGGCGTCGTCTCCGCCCTGCTGGTCCTGGCCGTGGTCCTGCAGACCCTGAACCTGCTCGCGCCGCTGTCCACCATCGGCAACCAGCCGGCCATCCTCCTCAGCCTGCTGACCGCCATCGCCGCCGTGCTGCTTCACCTGGCGATCAACCTGCGCAAGGTCACCCAGGCCGTCCCCCTGCCCCAGGACATGTCCAACCGCGAGACCGGCACGGTCAAGTGGTTCAACACCTCCAAGGGCTTCGGCTTCATCTCCCGCGACTCGGGCGATGACATCTTCGTGCACTTCCGCGCCATCCGCGGCGAAGGCCACCGCGTCCTGATCGAAGGGCAGCGCGTCGAGTTCTCCGTCATGCAACGCGACAAGGGCCTGCAAGCCGAAGACGTTATCGCCGCACTGCCTGGCCGCCGCTAAGCCAGCCACCAAAGAAAAGCCCGCCAGATGGCGGGCTTTTTCATTCACTCGATTCAATAGTGGGGGGGCGGCACGTCGTCATCACCACCGCCACCAAACTGCCCGATCAGTTCCTCCTGGCGCTTGGCCAAGGCAGCCAGTTGCAGCTGCAAACGCTCCACGACCCGCTGCTGCATGACCAGCACATCGTTGAGCGCCTGGATGGTGTCGTCCTGGAACGCCAGGCGGGTTTCCAGTTCGTTGATGCGCTCCTCAAGGCTCATGGCTGAACCTCAGCGAAACGGAAATCATCGGTAAGCACCAGGCGCAGCTTGGCCATCACCTCGTCGACTTGCTCCGCCGTATAGGGCTGCGCTGGATGCCGCCCCCACACCGGAGCGGGCCAGGCAGCATCTTCACGACGACGCGCGATCACATGCATATGCAGTTGGCTGACCACGTTGCCCAGGGTGGCGACGTTCATCTTGTCGGCGCCGAAGTTGTCCTTGAGCACCTCCGCCAAGCGAGTGGTTTCGCTCCACAGGCGCAGTTGGTCATCAGCATCGAGCTGGAACAGCTCGCTGACGTCCTCACGACGGGGCACGAGAATGAACCAGGGGTAGTGCACGTCATTCATCAGTAGCAGACGGCACAGTGGGAAATCTCCGACCTGCAGGCAATCCTGCTGCAGTCTCTGATCCAGGGCGAACATAACGACCTCTCCTGTTCTTCCGGGTGTAACCCAAGCTTAATCCCGCCCCGGCGACAGACAAAACAGCGCGAGACAGGAAACGGCGCGCAGGATACCCAAGGAAAGATTCCGGCGGAACCGTAAGCCCTTCTATATAAGGAGGCGCACGCATGCTGGCGCCCTGCGTCCTGAAAGTGCGCAGCGGTTACCGCAACGCACCAAAATCGCACACAGAGTCAAAGACCGTTACCCCACGCCACACTCGCCCCATCACGGGGCATGGCCCTAGCGAAGCCAACGCCACACCGCAACCCCCGGAAAGCATGAGAACACCCGCCATCCCCCAGGCTGACAGGCTGCACGGCAGAGCCGCCGGGCAACACCGGCCCGCCCCGAACGAGCCATCCGCCACACTGCGGCAAAATTTCCAGGCAGAGGACCCACTTTGAGCACGCTTGTTGCTTTAGAGGGAACAAGGTCGTAGCAGGCACCCGCAAGTGCCCGTACCCCGCCTTCGAAGTGCCGGCAACAGGCTGTCAAACAGCCATCAGCAGCGTGCAGTGAATGTAGGACGGAAGTGCAGGCTTAGTTGTGCTAAGTGCCCGCCCAGACCGCATAAAAATACGAAACGAAGGGATTGCAAGGCGAAAACTACGAATATGCGACATGCTCACACTGAATTTGCGACATGGCCGTGAAGAATTCGTAAGGAATAGAGTTGAACTATCGCCAACATAGACGTCGTGCTATAAGTTAGCGCCGACACAAAAAGAAAGAACCGCCTTCAACATATAAGAAAGCGGCGAGAATCTTCAAAAACCAAAGGAGCAATCACAATGCAAGTGATGAAGTGGAGCGCACTGGCCCTGGCCGTGACCGCCGGTACCACCCAACTGGCATTCGCCAGCGCCCAGGACGAATCCAAGGGCTTCGTTGAAGACAGCAAGCTGTCCGTTCTGAACAAGAACTACGCCTTCTACCGCGACTTCCGCAACAATGGCGTAAACAACGGCGGCAGTGCTACCAATCAGAACTACCGTAACGAGTGGGCCCACGGCATCCTCGCCAACTACCAGTCGGGTTATACCCAAGGTACCGTCGGCTTCGGCGTCGATGCTCACGGCGCGCTGGGCATCAAGCTCAACAGCGGGGGTGGCACCTCCGGTACCGGCCTGATGCCGATCGGCAGCGACGGCAAGGCTCAAGACGATTACTCCTACGCTGGCGGTGCTGTAAAAGTTCGCGTATCCAACACCGAACTGAAATACGGCAACCTGATTCCGACTGCTCCAGTTTTTGCTACTGGCACGGCTCGCCTGTTCCCCGGCTCCGCTGAAGGCTTCCAGATCCTCAGCAGCGAGCTCGAAGGCCTGACCCTCGACGCCGGCCACTTCACCTCGATTCGTGACGGCAGCCTGTCTACCAACAAAGACGGCGACATCACCCTGGCTTATGGTGGCGCAATCGACGCTAAGAGCGCGGATTACGTAGGTGGCACTTACGCAATCTCTGATCAGCTGTCCGTTAGCCTTTACGGTGCAGAGCTGGAAGATATCTATCGCCAGTACTACGCCAACGCCAACTACAGCATCCCCCTGTCTGATGACCAGGCTCTGGGCTTCGACTTCAACATCTACCGCACCCTCGACGAAGGCCAGTCGAAAGCTGGCGAGATCGAGAACACTGCATTCTCCCTCGCAGCCTCTTACTCGATCGGCGCTCACAAGCTGACCCTTGCTCACCAGCGCGTTAATGGCGACGAGCCGTTCGATTACATCGGCATGGATGGCGGCAACTCTGGCGACTCCATCTTCCTGGCCAACTCCGTGCAGTACTCCGACTTCAACGCCCCGGGCGAGAAGTCCTGGCAACTGCGCTATGACCTGAACATGGCCACCCTTGGCGTTCCGGGCCTGAGCTTCATGGCTCGCTACATCACCGGTTCCGATGCAGACGGCACCAAAGCCGATCCGAATGGCGCCTACGCTGGTGCGTTCGGTGAAGACGGCAAAGAGTGGGAACGCAACTTGGAAGCCAAGTACGTAGTCCAGGACGGCCCGGCCAAGGATCTTTCTGTCCGCATCCGTCACTCCACCTGGCGAGCCAACAACGACATGGGCGGCTTCTACTCTAGCGGCAGCAGCGCTGTGGACGAAGTTCGCGTCATCACCGAGTACCCGCTGGACATCCTGTAACACAGGCCCAGCTGTTACTTCGATACAAAAGAGCCCGGCTTATGCCGGGCTCTTTCTTTATATAGATGCCTATACATACGGAGTTGATTGTTATTACCAAATAAAAGTTGTCGCCTCAGTCAGATTGGCAATGCATAAGTCCCCGTTACATGTGCCACCAGCTCATCTTCCCCGCCTTGTGAATACAACGACACTTCGCACACCGCCTGCCTTCTGCTCAACCTGAGTATCCGCGCATCGGCGAGCAGATCCACAGCCTGTGGTCGCGCCAGGAAGTTGATGTTGAGGTTACTGGTCACCGCCATCTCCACCCGCCCCAACCGGCCGAGCACGACTGCATACATCGCCGCATCAGCCAGCGCCATGATGGTCGGGCCGGACAGGGTGCCGCCCGGCCGCACCAATTTGGGCTGGAAGGGGACCCGCGCCAGTGCACCCGCTTCGTCGAGGCGCTCGACGCGCAGGTCGATGTCCTCGGCCATGGGTACGCCCTGGCGGATCAGCGCCTCCACCTGTTTTGCACTCAAACCGCCCATCACCTCTCCCCTTGCCGATTACCGGGCCGCAACCTGTACGCGCCCCAACGAGCGCCGTACAATGCCGAGCCTATAAAACCCATCGCAACCGACGAAACGGCCAAACATGCGTACCAGTCAGTACCTGCTCTCCACCCTGAAGGAAACCCCCACCGACGCGGTGGTGATCAGTCATCAGCTGCTGCTGCGCGCGGGCATGATCCGCAAGCTGGCTTCCGGTCTCTACACCTGGTTGCCGATGGGGCTGCGCGCGCTGCGCAAGGCCGAAGCCGTGGTGCGCGAGGAGATGAACGCCGCAGGCGCCCTCGAAGTGCTGATGCCGGCCATCCAGCCCGCCGAACTCTGGCAGGAATCCGGCCGCTGGGAACAGTACGGCCCCGAGTTGCTGCGCCTGAAGGACCGCCATGGTCGCGAATTCTGCGTCGGCCCGACCCACGAGGAGGTCATCACCGACCTCGCGCGCAACGAGCTGAACAGCTACCGCCAGCTGCCCATCAACATGTATCAGGTGCAGACCAAGTTCCGCGACGAGATCCGTCCGCGCTTCGGCCTGATGCGCGGCCGCGAATTCATCATGAAGGACGCCTACTCCTTCCACGCCTCCCAGGAATCCCTGCAGGACACCTACGACGTCATGTACGGCGCCTACTGCAAGGTGTTCACCCGCCTGGGCCTGAACTTCCGCCCCGTGCAGGCCGACAACGGCTCCATCGGTGGCAGCGGCTCCCATGAATTCCACGTGCTCGCCGACTCGGGCGAGGACGACATCGTCTTCAGCGACAGCTCCGACTACGCGGCCAACATCGAGAAGGCCGAAGCCGTACCGCGCGAAACCTCCCGTGGCGCCGCCACCGAGGAACTGCGCCTGGTGGACACCCCCGACACCAAGACCATCGCCGCCCTGGTCGAGAACTTCGGCCTGGCCATCGAGAAGACCATCAAGACCCTGGTCGTGCACGGCGCCGAAGAAGGCACCCTGGTCGCCCTGATCGTCCGTGGCGACCACGAGCTGAACGAGATCAAGGCTGCCAACCAGGCCCTGGTCGCCAGCCCCCTGGTTTTCGCCAGCGAAGAGGAACTGCGTGCCGCCATCGGTGCCGGCGCCGGCTCCCTGGGCCCGCTGAACCTGCCCATGCCCTGCATCATCGACCGTTCCGTGGCCTTGATGAGCGACTTCGCCATCGGCGCCAACATCGATGACAAGCACTACTTCGGCGTCAACTGGGAACGCGACCTGGCCCTGCCGGAAATCGCCGACCTGCGCAACGTCGTCGCCGGCGACCCGAGCCCCGACGGCAAAGGCACCCTGGTGATCAAGCGCGGCATAGAAGTGGGTCATATCTTCCAGCTCGGCACCAAGTACAGCGAAGCGATGAACCTCAGCGTACTGGGCGAGAACGGCAAACCCGTCACCCTGATCATGGGCTGCTACGGCATCGGCGTATCCCGCGTGGTCGCCGCCGCCATCGAGCAGAGCTACGACGAGCGCGGCATCCTCTGGCCGGACGCCCTGGCGCCCTTCCAGGTCGCCCTGGTACCGCTCAAGTACGAAACGCCCGCCGTCAAGGAAGCCACCGACAAGCTCTACGCCGAGCTCACTGCCGCCGGTATCGAGGTGCTGCTGGACGACCGTGACAAGAAGACCAGCCCCGGCGTGAAGTTCGCCGACATGGAACTGATCGGCATCCCCCACCGCATCGTGGTGAGCGAGCGCGGCCTGGCCGAAGGCAACCTGGAATACAAGAACCGCCGCGAGACCGACAGCCAGGCTGTCGCCGTCGACGAGGTTCTGTCCTATATCACAGCCCGCGTCCGTCGCTGATCGAGAAGAAATGTTCAAGCGTAGTTCCATCCGCCTCACCAGCGCCGCCCTTGGCGGCGCCCTCTTCCTCAGCGGCTGCGCCAACCACCTGCCCCAGCGGGCGGAACACGAGGAGCGCGTCGAGCGCAAGCTGCTCAACCATGAGCTGCAGATCGACGTCGGCGAGCCCCGCGTGCTGGAACTGCCACAGCGCCGCGTGCGCGTGAACGAGCAGAAGACCTTCGAGGTGACCGAGTTCGAGGTCACCCGCCGCTACGACCGCTACACGCCCTACCAACCCTGGCGCGAACTCTATGAAGTGCCGCTGGGCGCAGTAGCGGTAGTGGCCGGCGTCGGCGCCAACGTACTCAACGTGGTGCTTCTCGGCAGCCTGCCCGATACCGCTACCAAGGACTGGATCAGCTACGGCTTTGCCGGGCTCAACCCCTTCATGAACGTCGAGTCCAATGGCCGCTCCGAGCAGAACCTGGCCAGCCTCGACGAGCAGCAGCGCGACAAGCGCGTCGAATACTCCAGCCTGCCCTGGGCCGAGCGCCCGGTACTGGTGACCGCCGGTAAGCAGAGCAATGAACTGCTCACCGACCGCCACGGCGTGCTGCGCCTGAACCTGCTCGACGGCCCCTTCGCCGAACAGGACACCAGCCGCATCGGCAAGCTCCTGCTCAGCGTCGAAGACCCGCTGGACACCACCCGCGCCGAAGCCACGCTGATGGTCAGCCGCAGCCTGCGCAGCAAGCTGCAGGAAGCCCATGCGCTAATCTTCGAAGACCTGGAAGACGACGAGGTGCCGCAATGGGTGCACCGGGTCAAACGCCTGTCCGAGCTGGGCCTGGAAGAGGAAGCCAGCGAGCTCGAACAAAGCCTGATCGAACTGACCCGCAATGATCCCGAGCTGCAGCAGGAATTCCTCAAGGCGCTGATGAAGGACGCCGGCCGCCTGGCAGCCGATCCTGGCGAAAGCGACTGAGCCACTCCGTGCCCGCGCCCTGGCGAACCCTGCTCCTGAGCGGCCTGCTGGCGCTGGCCCTGCCCGCCTCCGGCAATCTGCGCCAGGCGCCGGAACCCGAGCTGCGGGAACTGCTGCAGCACACGGTGGCCGAGGCCGATAGCTTCGGCGACCGCTTCGACGCCGAAGTCTGGCTGCTCGACATGTCCACCCGCCTGAAACGCTATGTGCCCGACCCGGCGCAGCGCCTCGACCTGCTCAGGCTGGTGCACCACGAAGCCAGCAAGGCCGGGCTCAGGCCTGACCTGGTGCTGGCGCTG includes the following:
- a CDS encoding lytic transglycosylase domain-containing protein, with the protein product MPAPWRTLLLSGLLALALPASGNLRQAPEPELRELLQHTVAEADSFGDRFDAEVWLLDMSTRLKRYVPDPAQRLDLLRLVHHEASKAGLRPDLVLALIHAESRFDRFAISSVGAQGMMQVMPFWKAELGRPQDNLTDNATNLRYGCTILSYYLKKERGDINRALARYNGSLGENWYPAKVVGLWQDIWYVRP
- a CDS encoding OprD family porin, with protein sequence MQVMKWSALALAVTAGTTQLAFASAQDESKGFVEDSKLSVLNKNYAFYRDFRNNGVNNGGSATNQNYRNEWAHGILANYQSGYTQGTVGFGVDAHGALGIKLNSGGGTSGTGLMPIGSDGKAQDDYSYAGGAVKVRVSNTELKYGNLIPTAPVFATGTARLFPGSAEGFQILSSELEGLTLDAGHFTSIRDGSLSTNKDGDITLAYGGAIDAKSADYVGGTYAISDQLSVSLYGAELEDIYRQYYANANYSIPLSDDQALGFDFNIYRTLDEGQSKAGEIENTAFSLAASYSIGAHKLTLAHQRVNGDEPFDYIGMDGGNSGDSIFLANSVQYSDFNAPGEKSWQLRYDLNMATLGVPGLSFMARYITGSDADGTKADPNGAYAGAFGEDGKEWERNLEAKYVVQDGPAKDLSVRIRHSTWRANNDMGGFYSSGSSAVDEVRVITEYPLDIL
- a CDS encoding Dps family protein yields the protein MEINIGIAEQDRAAIAEGLSRLLADTYTLYLKTHNFHWNVTGPMFNTLHLMFEGQYTELALAVDSIAERIRALGFPAPGTYASYARLSSIKEEEGVPASEDMIRQLVQGQEAVVRTARGIFPLLDKVSDEPTADLLTQRMQVHEKTAWMLRSLLAI
- a CDS encoding SDR family oxidoreductase, with the translated sequence MQALAGKVAVVTGAGSGIGRALAHQLAAEGCHLALADLDRENLSQVASELQRDGLKITTHPLDVAERAAVYAFADEVLAAHGSVQLVINNAGVALSQTIAELRYDDFEWIMNINFWGVVHGTKAFLPHLLKNNEGQIVNVSSIFGIISLPTQGAYNASKFAVRGFTEALRQELAHTGVKAACVHPGGIRTNIAKAARFYQGPDGRQDAARAAAQFDKVARTTPDEAARVILDGIRRQHPRILIGADARLLDRIQRLLPASYPRILAKLLGRR
- a CDS encoding PaaI family thioesterase, encoding MSAKQVEALIRQGVPMAEDIDLRVERLDEAGALARVPFQPKLVRPGGTLSGPTIMALADAAMYAVVLGRLGRVEMAVTSNLNINFLARPQAVDLLADARILRLSRRQAVCEVSLYSQGGEDELVAHVTGTYALPI
- a CDS encoding SlyX family protein codes for the protein MSLEERINELETRLAFQDDTIQALNDVLVMQQRVVERLQLQLAALAKRQEELIGQFGGGGDDDVPPPHY
- a CDS encoding HIT family protein, encoding MFALDQRLQQDCLQVGDFPLCRLLLMNDVHYPWFILVPRREDVSELFQLDADDQLRLWSETTRLAEVLKDNFGADKMNVATLGNVVSQLHMHVIARRREDAAWPAPVWGRHPAQPYTAEQVDEVMAKLRLVLTDDFRFAEVQP
- a CDS encoding proline--tRNA ligase, whose product is MRTSQYLLSTLKETPTDAVVISHQLLLRAGMIRKLASGLYTWLPMGLRALRKAEAVVREEMNAAGALEVLMPAIQPAELWQESGRWEQYGPELLRLKDRHGREFCVGPTHEEVITDLARNELNSYRQLPINMYQVQTKFRDEIRPRFGLMRGREFIMKDAYSFHASQESLQDTYDVMYGAYCKVFTRLGLNFRPVQADNGSIGGSGSHEFHVLADSGEDDIVFSDSSDYAANIEKAEAVPRETSRGAATEELRLVDTPDTKTIAALVENFGLAIEKTIKTLVVHGAEEGTLVALIVRGDHELNEIKAANQALVASPLVFASEEELRAAIGAGAGSLGPLNLPMPCIIDRSVALMSDFAIGANIDDKHYFGVNWERDLALPEIADLRNVVAGDPSPDGKGTLVIKRGIEVGHIFQLGTKYSEAMNLSVLGENGKPVTLIMGCYGIGVSRVVAAAIEQSYDERGILWPDALAPFQVALVPLKYETPAVKEATDKLYAELTAAGIEVLLDDRDKKTSPGVKFADMELIGIPHRIVVSERGLAEGNLEYKNRRETDSQAVAVDEVLSYITARVRR
- a CDS encoding cold shock domain-containing protein, with the translated sequence MSNRETGTVKWFNTSKGFGFISRDSGDDIFVHFRAIRGEGHRVLIEGQRVEFSVMQRDKGLQAEDVIAALPGRR